One part of the Chloroflexota bacterium genome encodes these proteins:
- a CDS encoding NAD(P)H-hydrate dehydratase, whose amino-acid sequence MKVSRVAEMRQLDRTAIEKYAIPGTILMENAGGAAYHVILQELGVRGKTFVVVCGNGHNGGDGLVVARKLHSTGARVHVFCLGSPQKFDDTVRFHYEMLAHIGLPFTTLGDDLTPLRSALATADAAVDAIFGTGLSRPVAGRYAEAIRLLNASGKPVFSLDIPSGIAGDTGQVLGVAVEAAATITFGLPKPGNLLYPGFRYGGKLFVTHISFPLELYTQESLNLAVNDPLPLPPRPRDGHKGTFGKVLFIAGGSRYLGAPYFAAMAFLKAGGGLAYLATAAPAAPFIASKGSEIVVLPQPATDEGTLALEALDGLLEAAAPMDMVVLGPGLSLHPESQALARRLTQQLEKPLLVDGDGLTALAGHPELVRSRTAPTALTPHPGEMARLTGRATAEIQADRIAALQAAVAQWQATIVLKGAHSLIGTPEAQVFINLSGNPGMGTAGSGDVLTGTIAAMHTAHGFPLPEATRMGVFVHGLAGDLAAASLGEDGVVAGDILAYLPHALRHLRQHGAAMAADHYGQITVV is encoded by the coding sequence ATGAAAGTCTCTCGCGTGGCTGAAATGCGCCAACTTGACCGCACCGCCATCGAAAAATACGCCATTCCTGGCACTATCCTGATGGAAAACGCCGGAGGGGCCGCTTACCACGTTATTCTGCAGGAACTCGGCGTGCGCGGCAAAACGTTCGTCGTGGTGTGCGGTAACGGGCACAACGGCGGCGACGGGCTGGTGGTCGCCCGCAAACTGCATTCCACCGGCGCGCGGGTGCATGTTTTTTGCCTGGGAAGCCCGCAGAAATTCGACGACACCGTCCGTTTCCATTACGAGATGCTGGCCCATATCGGCCTGCCCTTCACCACCTTGGGCGATGACCTCACGCCCTTGCGGAGCGCCCTTGCCACTGCCGATGCCGCCGTCGATGCTATTTTTGGCACCGGTTTGAGCCGCCCGGTTGCCGGGCGTTATGCTGAAGCCATTCGGCTGCTCAACGCCAGCGGCAAGCCGGTGTTCAGCCTCGATATTCCTTCGGGCATTGCTGGTGATACAGGGCAAGTGCTCGGCGTTGCCGTGGAAGCCGCCGCGACCATCACGTTTGGTCTGCCCAAACCAGGCAACCTCCTCTACCCCGGCTTTCGCTACGGCGGCAAACTTTTCGTGACCCACATTTCCTTCCCGCTGGAACTCTACACCCAGGAAAGCCTCAACCTGGCCGTCAACGACCCCCTGCCCCTGCCGCCGCGCCCGCGCGACGGCCACAAAGGCACTTTTGGCAAAGTGCTCTTCATCGCGGGCGGCAGCCGCTACCTCGGCGCGCCCTATTTCGCCGCGATGGCTTTCCTGAAGGCGGGCGGCGGGTTGGCCTACCTCGCGACGGCGGCCCCGGCAGCGCCGTTCATCGCCAGCAAAGGCAGCGAAATCGTGGTCCTGCCGCAGCCCGCGACCGATGAAGGCACCCTTGCCCTGGAAGCCCTCGACGGCCTGTTGGAAGCCGCTGCGCCGATGGATATGGTGGTGCTCGGCCCCGGGCTTTCCCTGCACCCCGAAAGCCAGGCACTGGCCCGCCGCCTCACCCAACAGTTGGAGAAGCCGTTGTTGGTTGACGGCGACGGCCTGACCGCCCTTGCCGGACACCCTGAACTGGTGCGAAGCCGCACGGCGCCCACCGCGCTCACGCCTCACCCGGGCGAGATGGCGCGCCTGACTGGTCGAGCCACTGCTGAAATCCAGGCCGATCGCATTGCTGCGCTGCAAGCCGCCGTGGCCCAATGGCAGGCCACCATCGTGCTCAAGGGTGCCCATTCCCTCATCGGCACGCCCGAAGCGCAGGTGTTCATCAACCTGAGCGGCAACCCCGGCATGGGCACCGCGGGCAGCGGCGACGTGCTTACCGGCACCATCGCGGCCATGCACACCGCCCACGGCTTCCCTCTGCCCGAAGCCACTCGCATGGGCGTGTTCGTGCACGGCCTCGCAGGTGATTTGGCCGCCGCCAGCCTGGGCGAAGACGGTGTGGTCGCGGGCGACATCCTGGCCTACCTGCCCCATGCCCTGCGCCATCTGCGTCAGCACGGCGCGGCAATGGCGGCAGACCATTACGGTCAGATCACGGTCGTGTAG
- a CDS encoding acyl-CoA dehydrogenase has protein sequence MDFTIPHDTQLMLNLIREFMEKEVYPLEQHFLNEPPDVFQPRLDALREKVKQMGLWGPAQPKAYGGMELPLTDFALVSEILGASPLGHYIFGTQAPDAGNIEILHKYGTPEQKERWLRPLVEGKIRSCFSMTEVEMPGSNPVYMETTAVKDGDDYVINGQKWYTTAADGAAFAIVMAVTDPDAPPYQRASMIIVPADTPGFDIVRNINIMGHKGGGYFSHAEILYHSCRVPQSNLLGPEGAGFRIAQERLGPGRIHHTMRWLGVARRALNLMIEYAARRPIAPGQVLADKEIIQAWIAESAAEIEAARALTLQTAWRIEHLGWKETRQEISMIKFLVANTMQKVVDRALQVHGGLGMTDDTILAYFYRHERAARIYDGADEVHKVSLAKRLLRPYRDVMEAGRKVLQ, from the coding sequence ATGGACTTCACCATTCCTCACGACACGCAACTGATGCTCAACCTTATTCGGGAATTCATGGAAAAAGAGGTCTACCCGCTGGAGCAGCACTTCCTCAACGAGCCGCCTGACGTTTTCCAGCCCCGCCTCGACGCTCTGCGCGAGAAGGTCAAGCAAATGGGGCTATGGGGGCCTGCCCAGCCCAAGGCATATGGCGGCATGGAACTGCCACTGACCGATTTTGCGCTGGTTTCCGAAATTCTGGGCGCCAGCCCCCTGGGGCACTACATCTTTGGCACCCAGGCTCCCGACGCGGGCAACATCGAAATTCTGCATAAATACGGCACGCCGGAACAGAAGGAGCGTTGGCTGCGCCCGCTGGTGGAAGGCAAAATTCGCAGTTGCTTTTCCATGACCGAGGTGGAAATGCCTGGCTCCAACCCGGTTTACATGGAAACCACCGCGGTCAAGGACGGCGATGATTACGTCATCAACGGCCAGAAATGGTACACCACCGCCGCGGACGGAGCCGCTTTTGCCATTGTGATGGCCGTGACCGACCCCGACGCGCCGCCTTACCAGCGCGCCAGCATGATCATCGTGCCCGCCGACACGCCCGGCTTCGACATCGTGCGCAACATCAACATCATGGGGCACAAAGGCGGCGGCTATTTCAGCCATGCCGAAATCCTTTACCATTCCTGTCGCGTGCCTCAAAGCAACTTGCTGGGGCCGGAAGGCGCCGGTTTCCGCATTGCGCAGGAACGCTTAGGGCCAGGGCGCATTCACCACACCATGCGCTGGCTGGGCGTCGCCCGCCGCGCGCTGAATTTGATGATTGAATACGCCGCCCGCCGTCCCATCGCTCCCGGCCAGGTGCTGGCCGACAAGGAAATCATCCAGGCGTGGATTGCCGAAAGCGCCGCCGAAATCGAGGCCGCCCGCGCGCTCACGTTGCAAACCGCCTGGCGCATCGAGCATCTGGGCTGGAAGGAAACCCGCCAGGAAATTTCCATGATCAAGTTCCTCGTGGCAAACACCATGCAAAAGGTGGTTGACCGCGCCCTGCAGGTGCACGGTGGCCTGGGCATGACCGACGACACCATCTTGGCCTATTTTTACCGCCACGAGCGCGCGGCCCGCATCTACGACGGCGCGGACGAAGTGCACAAGGTTTCCCTTGCTAAGCGGCTGCTGCGCCCTTATCGCGACGTCATGGAAGCCGGAAGGAAGGTGCTGCAATGA
- the mvk gene encoding mevalonate kinase translates to MGGDHPAHLLHLLTGVRVPATTATAPGKIILFGEHAVVYGQPALAVPVPAVRARTVVSPAPDLPAGEIRITAPAVALENAPLESLPPEHPLAKAVALTLEAIGVPHPPALRLRLSSTIPVAAGLGSGAAVTVALARALSAFLGRPLGNDTVNAIAYEVEKIHHGTPSGIDNTVVTYNLPVYFVRGQPLRTFRVRCPFTVVIADSGIPAPTAQAVSDVRRAAQAEPERFQALFAAVGRVVEAAYRAITTGTPEALGPLMDENHALLQQMGVSCPTLDRLVTAARQAGALGAKLSGGGRGGNLIALVPPDAPEAAEAIARVLEAAGAVRTIVATIAPAHRNP, encoded by the coding sequence GTGGGGGGTGACCATCCTGCTCATCTTTTACATCTACTGACGGGGGTGCGCGTGCCTGCCACAACTGCCACTGCACCGGGCAAAATCATCCTGTTTGGGGAACACGCCGTCGTGTACGGCCAGCCCGCGCTGGCCGTGCCGGTGCCCGCGGTGCGCGCCCGCACCGTGGTTTCGCCCGCGCCTGACCTGCCCGCAGGGGAAATCCGCATCACCGCCCCCGCCGTGGCGCTGGAAAACGCCCCACTGGAAAGCCTGCCGCCCGAGCATCCGTTGGCGAAAGCCGTGGCGCTGACTTTAGAGGCCATTGGCGTTCCTCACCCTCCTGCCCTGCGCCTGCGGTTGAGTTCCACCATTCCGGTCGCGGCGGGGTTGGGCAGCGGTGCAGCCGTGACGGTGGCCCTCGCCCGGGCGCTGAGCGCCTTCCTGGGGCGCCCCTTGGGCAACGACACCGTCAACGCCATTGCCTACGAGGTGGAAAAAATCCACCACGGCACACCCTCGGGCATCGACAACACCGTCGTTACCTACAACCTGCCGGTGTATTTCGTGCGCGGCCAGCCGTTGCGCACGTTTCGGGTCAGGTGTCCCTTCACCGTGGTCATCGCCGACAGTGGCATTCCGGCCCCGACCGCGCAGGCCGTGAGCGATGTGCGCCGGGCCGCGCAGGCTGAGCCGGAACGCTTCCAGGCGCTCTTTGCCGCTGTCGGCCGGGTGGTGGAAGCCGCCTACCGCGCCATCACCACGGGAACGCCGGAAGCCTTAGGCCCGCTGATGGACGAGAACCACGCCCTGCTGCAACAAATGGGCGTTTCGTGTCCCACGCTGGACCGGCTGGTGACGGCCGCGCGGCAGGCAGGCGCATTAGGGGCCAAACTTTCCGGCGGCGGCCGCGGCGGGAACCTCATTGCGCTGGTGCCTCCTGATGCCCCTGAGGCTGCTGAAGCCATCGCCCGCGTGCTGGAAGCCGCCGGTGCCGTCCGCACCATCGTCGCGACTATCGCCCCCGCGCACCGTAACCCCTGA
- a CDS encoding MarR family transcriptional regulator: MLEAIAEMPGSNLQHIADALRLSPPTVSIAIRQMESTGWVERRPHPQDRRAFQCYLTAEGRKVYQQAVATHRRKFERLLQGLTPTERNTLLTLLERTLQAAEVPPASDQSSSRKNP, translated from the coding sequence TTGCTGGAAGCCATTGCCGAGATGCCGGGCAGCAACCTCCAACACATTGCCGATGCCCTCCGGCTTTCCCCGCCTACCGTGAGCATTGCCATCCGCCAGATGGAAAGCACGGGGTGGGTGGAGCGACGCCCTCACCCGCAAGACCGGCGGGCCTTCCAGTGCTATCTGACCGCAGAAGGCCGGAAAGTTTACCAGCAGGCTGTGGCGACGCACCGCCGTAAATTCGAGCGGCTGTTGCAAGGGCTGACGCCCACCGAGCGAAACACTTTGCTCACCCTGCTGGAACGCACGCTGCAAGCAGCCGAGGTGCCCCCTGCCTCGGACCAATCTTCTTCGAGGAAAAACCCATGA
- a CDS encoding argininosuccinate synthase codes for MSPKTKPQVKKVVLAYSGGLDTSVIVPWLKENYGCEVVCFTADLGQSGELEGLEEKALNSGASQIVIKDLKEEFASEYLFRIVRAGAVYERKYLLGTSAARPLISKYLVEVAHQVGADAVAHGATGKGNDQVRFELTVMALDPRLKVIAPWREWEIRSREDAIAYAQAHNVPVTATKKTIYSRDHNLWHISHEGGPLEDPWWEPDESVFMLTAAPQEAPDEPEYVEIEFETGTPVAVNGQKMSPGELVAFLNALGGKHGIGRVDMVENRLVGMKSRGIYETPGGTILMEAHRQLESLVLDHATMQYKDTVALKYAELVYNGLWFSPLKEALDAFVDATQGPVTGVVRLKLYKGNIIPAGRKSPFSLYREDFATFGQEDVYDQSDAEGFIHLFGLPLKVRALNKLPVAGMNMPKPDYSRFKRD; via the coding sequence ATGTCTCCCAAAACCAAACCCCAGGTCAAAAAAGTCGTGCTGGCCTACTCTGGCGGCCTCGACACCTCGGTCATCGTGCCCTGGCTGAAAGAAAACTATGGCTGTGAAGTGGTCTGCTTCACCGCCGACCTCGGCCAGAGCGGCGAACTGGAAGGGCTGGAAGAGAAAGCCCTCAACAGCGGCGCCAGCCAGATCGTCATCAAAGACCTCAAAGAAGAATTTGCCAGCGAATACCTCTTCCGCATTGTGCGCGCTGGCGCCGTCTACGAGCGCAAGTACCTGCTCGGTACTTCCGCCGCCCGGCCGCTGATTTCCAAATACCTGGTGGAAGTCGCCCATCAGGTGGGCGCCGACGCGGTCGCCCACGGCGCCACCGGCAAGGGCAACGACCAGGTGCGCTTTGAACTCACCGTGATGGCCTTGGACCCCCGCCTGAAGGTCATCGCCCCGTGGCGCGAGTGGGAAATCCGCTCCCGCGAAGACGCCATCGCCTACGCCCAGGCGCACAACGTGCCCGTCACCGCCACCAAGAAGACCATCTACAGCCGCGACCACAACCTGTGGCACATTTCCCACGAGGGCGGCCCGCTCGAAGACCCGTGGTGGGAGCCGGACGAGTCGGTGTTCATGCTCACCGCTGCGCCGCAGGAAGCACCCGACGAGCCGGAATACGTGGAAATCGAGTTTGAAACCGGCACCCCCGTGGCGGTGAACGGCCAGAAGATGAGCCCCGGCGAGTTGGTCGCCTTCCTGAACGCCCTGGGCGGCAAGCATGGCATCGGCCGGGTCGACATGGTAGAAAACCGCCTCGTGGGCATGAAATCCCGCGGCATCTACGAAACCCCCGGCGGCACGATTTTGATGGAAGCCCACCGCCAACTGGAATCTCTGGTGCTCGACCACGCCACCATGCAATACAAAGACACCGTGGCGCTGAAATACGCCGAACTGGTTTACAATGGCCTCTGGTTCAGCCCGCTGAAAGAGGCACTGGATGCCTTTGTGGACGCCACCCAGGGCCCGGTCACCGGCGTGGTGCGGCTGAAACTCTACAAGGGCAACATCATTCCCGCCGGGCGCAAGAGCCCCTTCAGCCTCTACCGCGAAGACTTCGCCACCTTCGGCCAGGAAGACGTCTACGACCAGTCCGACGCCGAGGGCTTCATCCACCTCTTTGGCCTGCCGCTGAAGGTGCGGGCGCTCAACAAACTGCCCGTGGCTGGCATGAACATGCCCAAGCCCGACTACTCGCGCTTCAAGCGGGATTAA
- a CDS encoding decaprenyl-phosphate phosphoribosyltransferase: MASSKVKWEGVTAISWAGLRSPKRRSRVASCRKRWASSVSDCSKGVLLSRREYLVNLTKYTARPERRQGLKQTRKPHSWYNLSMRILWAFIRALRPRQWTKNAFVFAALVFDRQLTHPQAFARTLAGFGLFCLLSGAVYLINDIADRESDRKHPEKRHRPIASGALPVSIAAGGASALLVFALGVSWLLSPAFFLVAASYLLLNLAYSFYLKHIPIIDVLIIAAGFVLRVQAGVVLIHVQRFSPWLYVVTTLLALFIGFGKRRAELSLLAEGAGRHRRVLDGYTIPFLDQLITITSATTIIAYSLYTFSAPNLPANHAMMLSIPFVLYGIFRYLYLVQVEGRGGAPEEALLTDLPLQMTLLLWGVTILLIFYIY, translated from the coding sequence ATGGCTTCCAGCAAAGTAAAGTGGGAAGGTGTAACAGCGATTTCCTGGGCTGGACTGCGGTCACCTAAACGGCGCAGTCGCGTTGCCAGTTGCAGAAAACGCTGGGCATCATCGGTTAGCGATTGCTCCAAAGGTGTTCTCCTTTCGCGTCGCGAATATTTAGTTAACCTAACTAAATATACCGCGCGACCAGAAAGGCGTCAAGGTTTAAAGCAAACTCGAAAGCCCCACTCTTGGTATAATCTCTCCATGCGCATCCTTTGGGCTTTCATCCGTGCACTGCGGCCACGACAGTGGACCAAAAACGCTTTTGTATTTGCCGCCCTGGTCTTCGACCGGCAACTGACCCATCCCCAGGCCTTTGCCCGCACCCTGGCAGGCTTCGGGCTGTTTTGCCTGCTTTCGGGGGCAGTTTACCTCATCAACGACATTGCCGACCGGGAAAGCGACCGTAAGCACCCCGAGAAGCGCCACCGTCCCATCGCCAGCGGCGCGCTGCCCGTCTCGATCGCTGCCGGCGGTGCCAGCGCGCTTTTGGTCTTTGCTTTGGGGGTCTCGTGGTTGCTCTCCCCCGCCTTTTTCCTCGTTGCGGCTTCATACCTGCTTCTCAATCTGGCCTACTCCTTCTACCTGAAACACATTCCCATCATTGACGTGCTCATCATTGCTGCGGGTTTCGTGCTGCGGGTGCAGGCAGGGGTTGTGCTTATCCATGTGCAGCGGTTTTCGCCCTGGCTGTATGTGGTCACCACGCTGCTGGCGTTGTTCATCGGCTTTGGCAAACGCCGCGCCGAACTTAGCCTGCTGGCCGAAGGTGCAGGCCGCCATCGCCGCGTGCTGGATGGCTACACCATTCCGTTTTTAGACCAGCTCATCACCATCACCTCAGCCACGACCATCATTGCTTACAGCCTTTACACCTTCTCCGCGCCCAACCTGCCGGCCAACCACGCGATGATGCTTTCCATTCCTTTCGTACTGTATGGCATCTTCCGCTACCTTTATCTGGTGCAGGTGGAAGGCCGCGGCGGCGCGCCGGAAGAGGCCCTGCTGACCGACCTGCCCCTTCAGATGACCTTGCTGCTGTGGGGGGTGACCATCCTGCTCATCTTTTACATCTACTGA
- a CDS encoding phosphotransferase family protein yields the protein MSDAVRPPRPGEELDLARLEAYLKEAIPGLEGRLEVLQFPSGHSNLTYLLRMGETEMVLRRPPRGKKPKSGHDMHREWVLLNALYGAFPVPRPLAYCDDPAVLGAPFYVMERLHGLILRREPPPDLDLPPERVRLLCERLIDTHRRLHALDYRTLGLGDFGHPEGYVQRQVQGWARRYRDARTPNVPDFEDVIAWLEANLPPERGAALIHNDYRFDNVVFEISPLPRPAQAPDTPSPPLVREGRGAGGGESSFRVVGVLDWELATVGDPLMDLGASLAYWVQADDPPEMQAIRLGPTHLPGAFTRREVVARYIADTDLTPDDLRFYFVYGLFRLAGIAQQIYYRYYHGQTRDERFRHFDKAVAGLERAAKRAMEGWGL from the coding sequence ATGAGCGACGCTGTCCGCCCGCCCCGCCCCGGCGAGGAACTCGACCTCGCCCGCCTGGAAGCCTACCTCAAGGAAGCCATCCCGGGCCTGGAGGGCAGGCTGGAAGTCCTGCAATTCCCTTCCGGCCACTCCAACCTGACCTATTTGCTGCGTATGGGTGAAACTGAAATGGTGCTCCGCCGCCCGCCGCGTGGCAAGAAGCCCAAGAGCGGCCACGACATGCACCGCGAGTGGGTACTGCTCAACGCCCTTTACGGCGCTTTCCCCGTGCCGCGGCCGCTGGCCTATTGCGACGACCCCGCGGTGCTGGGCGCGCCTTTCTATGTGATGGAGCGGCTCCACGGCCTGATTTTGCGCCGCGAACCACCGCCCGACCTCGACCTGCCGCCGGAACGCGTCCGCCTGCTGTGCGAACGGCTCATCGACACTCACCGCCGCCTGCACGCGCTCGATTACCGCACCCTCGGCCTTGGCGATTTCGGCCACCCGGAAGGCTACGTCCAGCGGCAGGTGCAGGGCTGGGCGCGGCGCTATCGCGATGCGCGCACCCCCAACGTGCCGGATTTCGAGGACGTCATCGCATGGCTGGAGGCCAACCTTCCGCCGGAACGCGGTGCGGCGCTCATCCACAACGACTATCGGTTCGACAATGTCGTCTTTGAGATCTCACCCCTCCCCCGTCCGGCGCAAGCGCCTGACACCCCCTCCCCTCCCTTAGTAAGGGAGGGGAGGGGGGCGGGGGGTGGGGAGAGCTCCTTCCGCGTCGTCGGTGTGCTGGACTGGGAACTGGCAACCGTGGGCGACCCGCTGATGGATTTGGGCGCGTCGTTGGCCTATTGGGTGCAGGCCGACGACCCGCCGGAGATGCAGGCCATCCGCCTTGGGCCAACCCATTTGCCCGGCGCGTTCACCCGCCGCGAGGTGGTGGCGCGTTACATTGCCGACACCGACCTCACCCCCGACGACCTGCGCTTCTATTTCGTGTACGGCCTTTTCCGCCTCGCGGGCATTGCCCAGCAGATTTACTACCGCTACTACCACGGCCAAACCCGCGACGAGCGCTTCCGCCATTTCGACAAAGCCGTGGCCGGCCTGGAACGCGCCGCCAAACGGGCGATGGAGGGGTGGGGATTGTAG